One segment of Sesamum indicum cultivar Zhongzhi No. 13 linkage group LG4, S_indicum_v1.0, whole genome shotgun sequence DNA contains the following:
- the LOC105159866 gene encoding UDP-N-acetylglucosamine--dolichyl-phosphate N-acetylglucosaminephosphotransferase, protein MAARKRASATDTAKPEQEKPKSETHQTESPIRPAKYPTIIKFFLIFSVPYFFLIFSYYRIEYELKKSILINLLVSFIGFLVTVSMIPVASKYVLRRNLFGYDINKKGTPDGSIKVPESLGIVVGIVFLVVTILFQYFNFTADSNWLVEYNAALASICFMILLGFVDDVLDVPWRVKLVLPSIAALPLLMAYAGHTTIIIPKPLVPYVGLEILDLGWIYKLYMGLLAVFCTNSINIHAGLNGLEVGQTVVIASAILIHNVMQIGASTDPEYKQAHAFSIYLIQPLLATSLALLSYNWYPSSVFVGDTYTYFAGMTMAVAGILGHFSETLLIFFAPQVLNFLLSLPQLAGIVPCPRHRLPRFDPQSGLLTGTNDGTLVNFFLRQFGRKTEKRLCISLLVFQALCCGFCFLLRWLLTGWYK, encoded by the exons ATGGCCGCTAGGAAGCGAGCTTCAGCGACGGACACAGCAAAACCCGAGCAGGAAAAGCCCAAATCCGAGACCCATCAAACGGAATCTCCAATTCGTCCTGCGAAATACCCCAcaatcatcaaattctttcTCATATTCTCCGTCCCATAtttcttcttgattttctcttACTATAGAATTGAATATGAGCTTAAAAAGTCGATCTTGATCAATTTACTCGTTAGCTTTATAGGGTTTTTAGTTACGGTGAGTATGATACCTGTGGCGTCCAAGTATGTGTTGAGAAGGAATTTATTTGGGTATGATATTAACAAGAAAGGTACACCCGACGGATCCATCAAAGT GCCTGAATCATTGGGTATTGTAGTCGGGATAGTTTTTCTAGTGGTGACAATCttgtttcaatattttaacttCACTGCAGATTCAAAT TGGCTCGTTGAATACAATGCTGCACTAGCATCCATTTGCTTCATGATTCTCCTTGGTTTCGTGGATGATGTCCTTGATGTGCCTTGGAGAGT GAAACTAGTGCTTCCATCTATTGCTGCACTTCCATTGTTGATGGCCTATGCTGGGCATACAactataattataccaaagcCCCTCGTTCCATATGTTGGACTAGAGATTTTAGATTTag GGTGGATATATAAGCTCTATATGGGGCTGTTAGCTGTATTCTGCACTAATTCAATTAACATTCATGCTGGTCTCAATGGGCTTGAAGTTGGACAGACAGTTGTTATTGCTTCTGCG ATCTTAATACATAATGTCATGCAAATTGGAGCATCTACTGATCCTGAATACAAACAAGCACATGCATTCTCCATTTACCTCATTCAACCGTTGCTTGCTACTTCTTTGGCTTTACTTTCTTACAACTG GTATCCATCTTCAGTTTTTGTTGGTGACACCTACACTTATTTTGCTGGAATGACCATGGCCGTAGCTGGCATTTTAGGACATTTCAG TGAAACACTTCTCATATTCTTTGCTCCACAAGTTCTCAACTTCCTGCTTTCACTCCCTCAg TTGGCAGGTATTGTGCCTTGTCCACGTCACAGATTGCCCAG ATTCGACCCCCAGTCTGGCCTATTAACCGGGACGAATGATGGGACTCTTGTGAACTTCTTTCTAAGACAGTTTGGACGAAAGACAGAGAAGAGACTTTGTATTTCATTACTAGTTTTCCAG GCCCTATGCTGTGGATTCTGTTTTTTGCTGCGGTGGCTCCTCACAGGCTGGTATAAATGA
- the LOC105159867 gene encoding glucan endo-1,3-beta-glucosidase 8-like, which yields MNQLILASWPSKIKMNLSLACIILVLYSTIFVADAAIGINWGRQTAHKLVPSMVVDLILQNGIKHARVYSTQADILEAFAGSGIDLSITIFGAIQVRTPEAAKKWVQSRSEFFDSCNISRVYLGNHVFRDGITNKSLLNMSLMALESVQNALNEAGYGRVKVTLPSPEGVLINITRPSDAEFRPEIKAEVESTLKFLQANNAPFVVEIFPISHVIDNGWDVSFAFPDNKSTHVVRDVNGAVYTNVFEFMHDAFVWALRKAGAPDIKIIIGQVGWPTDGYPGANVSTAERFYKHLLPYVVSNKGTPMRPGAPIDTYVHALTDENKMPYFYPFARHWGIYASNGEPKYKIDLTGQDRDIFPPKVKGIMRMPQRWCVFDGNLTDIVRVKNHFYYACTHADCTSLAYGGSCSQLNFVQNISFAFNMYFQSQFQSEKACGSDGLGKVVTENPSTGTCIFPVEVVKGEIYESADGSRLGDEMPIPTIFVFLLSVLWTLLWD from the exons atgaaccaGCTGATTCTTGCAAGTTGGCCCTCCAAGATCAAGATGAACCTCTCTCTTGCATGCATTATCCTAGTTTTATATTCAACGATCTTCGTCGCAGATGCTGCAATAGGAATCAACTGGGGAAGGCAGACTGCGCATAAATTGGTGCCTTCCATGGTGGTGGATTTGATACTGCAGAATGGGATCAAACATGCCAGAGTTTATTCTACTCAGGCAGATATCTTGGAGGCCTTCGCCGGAAGTGGGATCGACCTCAGCATCACCATCTTTGGGGCCATACAAGTCAGAACTCCTGAGGCTGCCAAGAAATGGGTCCAATCTAGGTCTGAGTTTTTCGATTCTTGTAATATAAG TCGGGTTTATCTTGGAAACCATGTTTTTAGAGACGGAATCACTAATAAGAGTCTCCTTAATATGTCCCTGATGGCGTTGGAGTCGGTGCAGAATGCCCTAAATGAGGCTGGTTATGGCCGTGTCAAGGTGACCCTGCCCTCTCCTGAGGGCGTGCTGATTAACATAACAAGGCCGTCAGATGCTGAGTTCAGACCGGAAATCAAGGCGGAGGTGGAGAGTACCCTCAAGTTCCTCCAGGCAAACAATGCTCCATTCGTCGTGGAAATATTCCCCATCTCCCACGTTATTGACAATGGCTGGGATGTAAGCTTTGCCTTTCCGGACAACAAGTCGACGCATGTGGTCAGGGACGTAAACGGTGCTGTTTATACAAACGTGTTTGAGTTCATGCACGATGCGTTTGTCTGGGCGCTGCGCAAGGCGGGAGCACCAgatattaagataataattgGGCAGGTGGGGTGGCCGACGGATGGGTATCCGGGTGCCAATGTCTCCACGGCCGAGCGTTTCTACAAACACTTGCTGCCGTACGTGGTCAGCAACAAGGGGACACCAATGCGGCCGGGAGCGCCCATCGACACATACGTGCATGCGCTGACAGATGAAAACAAGATGCCTTATTTTTACCCTTTTGCCCGGCATTGGGGCATTTACGCCTCCAACGGGGAGCCAAAGTACAAGATCGACCTGACGGGCCAAGACCGTGATATCTTCCCACCGAAGGTCAAGGGGATTATGCGGATGCCCCAGCGATGGTGTGTGTTCGATGGGAACTTAACAGATATAGTGAGAGTGAAGAATCATTTCTACTACGCCTGCACGCACGCTGATTGCACGAGCCTGGCGTACGGTGGGTCGTGTAGCCAACTCAATTTTGTGCAGAACATCTCGTTCGCATTCAACATGTACTTTCAATCCCAGTTTCAATCCGAGAAGGCGTGTGGTTCCGATGGTTTGGGCAAGGTGGTCACTGAGAATCCATCTACGGGCACCTGTATATTCCCTGTGGAGGTCGTCAAAGGCGAGATATATGAGTCTGCCGATGGGAGCAGACTTGGTGATGAGATGCCTATTCCGACAATCTTTGTGTTTCTTCTTTCAGTTCTCTGGACATTGTTGTGGGATTGA
- the LOC105160046 gene encoding glycosyltransferase-like KOBITO 1 has product MAGLSTALRPPPASTSLNYRFIGLYSFILLSLALLAFFPRPPDQITHFPYTTQDPPVITTLPRPFPSSPKPPSFPYYRDWKFDFGSDLNPKICITSTTSAGLDEILPWIFYHKVIGITNFFLFVEGKAVSPGAYSVLKSVPGVRLIPRTKDLEVQQANSRIWNETWLKPFFYKPCNYELFVKQTLNMESGIVMAREAGMDWIIHLDTDELMYPAGSQGYSVPKLLSDVPEDVDTVVFPNYESAVERDDIKEPFSEVTMFKKNIDHLPQETYSSYYHEASHSNPNYFLTYGNGKSAARIQDHLRPNGAHRWHNYMKIPREIEFEEAVVLHYTYTKFSDLTARRNRCGCKLTREDIERCFMLDFDRYAFMIASTGTEEQMLKWYREHVVWTDRGVNLKLLSEGVFTRIHTPMVIIQSLKESGVFSSAIASAQESAISDDKLLTSSGTGSAKRSGGVENEIVSESTMNYTITPPLL; this is encoded by the exons ATGGCGGGTCTCTCCACAGCTCTCCGACCACCACCAGCCTCCACCTCCCTAAACTATCGTTTCATTGGATTATACTCTTTCATCCTCCTCTCTCTTGCATTGCTTGCTTTTTTCCCCCGTCCACCCGACCAGATAACCCATTTTCCATACACCACCCAAGACCCGCCAGTTATTACAACCTTGCCGAGACCCTTCCCCTCCTCTCCCAAGCCGCCGTCCTTTCCTTACTACAGGGACTGGAAGTTCGACTTCGGGTCTGATCTTAACCCCAAG ATATGCATCACTTCGACTACTTCTGCTGGCTTGGATGAGATTCTACCATGGATATTCTATCATAAGGTTATTGGAATTACAaacttttttctctttgtggAGGGGAAAGCTGTGTCGCCTGGAGCTTACAGTGTCCTGAAGTCTGTCCCG GGGGTAAGACTTATTCCTAGAACAAAAGATTTAGAGGTGCAACAGGCTAACAG CCGTATCTGGAACGAAACTTGGCTAAAACCCTTCTTCTATAAGCCGTGCAACtatgaattatttgtaaaGCAAACTCTGAATATGGAAAGCGGCATTGTCATGGCAAGA GAAGCTGGCATGGATTGGATAATCCATCTCGACACTGACGAGCTGATGTATCCAGCTGGGAGTCAGGGGTATTCTGTTCCAAAACTTCTGTCGGATGTGCCTGAAGATGTTGACACGGTGGTCTTTCCTAATTAT GAGAGTGCTGTCGAGAGAGACGATATAAAAGAACCATTCAGTGAG GTGACAATGTTTAAGAAGAATATCGACCATCTTCCACAAGAGACTTATTCCAGCTATTACCACGAAGCATCTCACAGTAATCCAAACTATTTTCTGACTTATGGAAACGGAAAATCAGCTGCTCGTATCCAAGATCATCTACGTCCAAATGGTGCACACAGATGGCACAACTATATGAAGATCCCAAG aGAGATTGAATTCGAAGAGGCTGTTGTTTTGCACTACACATACACAAAATTCTCAGACCTGACTGCAAGACGGAACCGTTGTGGCTGCAAACTGACGAGAGAAGATATTGAAAGATGCTTCATGCTAGACTTTGACAGATAT GCTTTCATGATTGCTTCAACAGGAACAGAGGAACAAATGCTCAAATG GTATCGTGAGCATGTTGTCTGGACCGACAGGGGAGTGAACTTGAAACTTTTAAGCGAAGGAGTCTTTACCCGAATTCATACTCCAATG GTAATTATCCAAAGTTTGAAGGAATCAGGAGTTTTCAGCTCCGCCATTGCATCAGCACAAGAGAGTGCTATATCAGACGACAAGCTCCTAACATCTTCTGGGACTGGGAGTGCTAAGAGATCAGGGGgtgttgaaaatgaaatagttTCGGAGTCTACAATGAATTATACAATCACCCCGCCCCTACTATAG